The proteins below are encoded in one region of Gemmatimonadaceae bacterium:
- a CDS encoding cysteine desulfurase, with amino-acid sequence MIVDRKDFPLLAANPELHYLDSAATSQKPRAVLDAMLEYYEHDNANPHRGAYALSARATERYHDARLRVARFVGVKDTDRLIFTRGTTESLNLVATAWGRTNVRAGDEIVVTGLEHHANFVPWQQIAIEKGAKLNIARITSDGRVDIEHFAALITPRTKVVAFPHISNALGTLNDVATLSAIARKVGAVVVCDGAQAAPHMALSLDQLDVDFYAFSGHKMLGPMGCGVLVGRRELLEAMPPYQTGGDMIEYVGDERTTWNVLPHKFEAGTPNVGDAVGLAAACDYLARVGMAKVREHEHAMTALASARLSEIPDVRVFGPPPDVRGGVASFTVAGIHPHDLATILDENGVCIRAGHHCAQPLMRRLEVPATARASFYVYNDEADIEALVAGVARARELFGAVA; translated from the coding sequence ATGATCGTCGACCGCAAGGACTTTCCGCTGCTCGCGGCCAACCCCGAGCTGCACTACCTCGATTCCGCCGCGACGTCGCAGAAGCCGCGCGCCGTGCTCGACGCGATGCTCGAGTACTACGAGCACGACAACGCCAATCCGCACCGCGGCGCCTACGCGCTCTCGGCACGCGCGACGGAGCGGTATCACGACGCTCGACTCAGAGTCGCGCGTTTCGTCGGCGTGAAAGACACCGACCGACTGATCTTCACGCGCGGCACGACGGAATCGCTCAACCTCGTCGCAACGGCGTGGGGACGCACCAACGTGCGCGCCGGCGACGAGATCGTCGTCACGGGTCTCGAGCACCACGCCAACTTCGTCCCCTGGCAGCAGATCGCGATCGAGAAGGGCGCAAAGCTGAACATCGCGCGCATCACGAGCGACGGCCGCGTCGACATCGAGCATTTCGCCGCACTCATCACGCCTCGCACGAAGGTCGTCGCCTTCCCGCACATCTCGAACGCGCTCGGCACGCTCAACGACGTCGCGACGCTGAGCGCCATCGCGCGGAAGGTCGGCGCGGTCGTCGTGTGCGACGGTGCGCAGGCCGCGCCGCACATGGCGCTTTCCCTCGACCAACTCGACGTCGACTTCTACGCGTTCAGCGGCCACAAGATGCTTGGGCCGATGGGGTGTGGCGTCCTGGTCGGGCGGCGAGAGCTGCTCGAGGCGATGCCGCCTTATCAGACCGGCGGCGACATGATCGAGTATGTCGGCGACGAGCGCACGACGTGGAACGTGCTGCCGCACAAGTTCGAGGCCGGCACCCCCAACGTCGGCGACGCCGTCGGACTCGCCGCGGCGTGCGACTATCTGGCGCGCGTAGGCATGGCCAAGGTTCGCGAGCACGAGCACGCCATGACCGCCCTCGCGTCGGCGCGCCTCTCGGAGATTCCGGACGTCCGCGTCTTCGGTCCGCCACCGGATGTTCGCGGCGGCGTCGCCAGCTTCACGGTCGCCGGCATCCACCCGCACGATCTCGCCACCATTCTCGACGAGAACGGGGTATGCATTCGCGCCGGTCATCACTGCGCGCAGCCTTTGATGCGAAGACTCGAAGTTCCGGCAACGGCGCGGGCGTCGTTCTACGTGTACAACGACGAAGCGGACATCGAGGCGCTGGTCGCGGGCGTCGCGCGTGCGCGCGAGCTATTCGGCGCGGTCGCCTGA